A DNA window from Paraburkholderia sp. PGU19 contains the following coding sequences:
- a CDS encoding PepSY domain-containing protein → MTGLSIGLFVVMVAVTGAGMLFRAPLEPVIYHDLLKVASCKQRLPLDTLIANASASNPVAGRPKQLRIYDDADSSTRVLLSDNRWYYVNPCTGEVRGSEDRYGGLFGTMASLHSFQFLENGSVVAGTLALTFAIVLVGGGLAVWIPEALRKRRRAVRIKSNLTGRARWLNLHKTLGVYVSLIVLASALTGALQSFQFVRDALYTLTASKPPAPSPGSVVQAHTQSLPVEALWQRAQALVPQPKYARIRYPGKAGDAFNIDLVARDAPHVNAFSYVSLDPRTGKVLRFTSYAENSLGHRIYLTALALHYGWLSGGFIQVLQLIGMLSVPVLAYAGIGSYLRRKRPPRAPVSPRTTLTLKVARKKAEAENIQSFELVDPAGKALPPFTAGSHIDVHVAGGKVRQYSLCNPPGERHRYLIAVMRAEPTRGGSRAMHEHVKEGDLIDVSAPKNHFPLVESARHSLLIAGGIGITPILCMAEHLAGLRADFKMHYFARSPARAAFVDRIKRSKFADHVFFHFTEDQKQQRLDLAALLETHDAEMHLYVCGGEAFMNAVIDTALEKGWHKTRMHREYFSVERRESDSNVEFDVTIASTGKTIRIPTDKTVMAALADCGIHIAASCEQGVCGTCVTRVLEGEPQHRDVFLSDDEKNRNDRFAPCCSRANSRTLVLDL, encoded by the coding sequence ATGACAGGCCTGAGCATCGGTCTGTTCGTCGTCATGGTGGCGGTTACCGGCGCGGGCATGCTGTTTCGAGCGCCACTCGAACCCGTCATCTACCACGATCTACTAAAAGTCGCATCGTGCAAACAGCGGCTACCGCTCGATACGTTGATTGCCAATGCCAGCGCTTCTAATCCAGTCGCAGGCCGGCCAAAGCAGCTGCGCATATACGACGACGCGGATTCCAGCACGCGCGTTCTTTTGAGCGACAACCGGTGGTACTACGTCAATCCATGCACTGGCGAAGTGCGTGGAAGCGAGGATCGCTACGGCGGCCTGTTCGGTACGATGGCCAGCCTGCACAGCTTTCAGTTTCTGGAAAATGGAAGCGTCGTTGCTGGAACGCTCGCGCTGACATTCGCGATTGTCCTGGTCGGTGGCGGCCTAGCTGTGTGGATTCCAGAGGCCTTGCGCAAACGCAGGCGCGCCGTCAGGATCAAGTCCAACCTCACCGGTCGCGCGCGCTGGCTCAATCTGCACAAAACGCTTGGTGTCTATGTCAGCCTCATCGTACTTGCGTCCGCGCTCACCGGCGCGCTGCAATCGTTTCAATTCGTGAGGGATGCGCTCTACACACTGACGGCCTCGAAGCCCCCCGCACCTTCTCCCGGATCGGTCGTGCAGGCCCATACGCAAAGCCTGCCAGTCGAGGCGCTCTGGCAACGCGCACAGGCATTGGTGCCGCAACCAAAATATGCTCGCATTCGCTACCCTGGCAAGGCCGGGGATGCTTTCAACATCGATCTTGTCGCACGCGACGCACCTCATGTAAATGCGTTTTCCTATGTCAGTCTCGATCCGAGAACGGGCAAAGTGTTGCGCTTTACTTCATATGCCGAGAACAGCTTAGGTCACCGGATTTACCTGACGGCGCTTGCGCTGCATTACGGATGGCTGAGCGGGGGATTTATTCAAGTGCTGCAACTGATCGGCATGCTCTCTGTACCGGTATTGGCTTACGCCGGCATCGGCAGTTATCTACGCCGCAAACGCCCTCCGCGGGCTCCCGTGTCGCCCCGAACCACTCTCACGTTGAAAGTGGCCAGGAAAAAAGCCGAAGCGGAGAACATTCAATCTTTTGAACTTGTCGACCCTGCCGGAAAAGCGCTGCCGCCCTTTACGGCCGGTTCCCACATTGATGTTCATGTAGCCGGAGGAAAGGTTCGACAATACTCACTGTGCAATCCTCCTGGGGAAAGACATCGCTATCTCATTGCCGTCATGCGGGCGGAACCGACGCGCGGTGGGTCGCGGGCCATGCATGAGCATGTCAAGGAAGGCGACTTAATTGATGTCAGCGCGCCGAAAAATCACTTCCCGCTCGTGGAATCCGCAAGGCACTCCCTGCTCATCGCGGGTGGTATCGGTATTACGCCGATTCTTTGCATGGCGGAACACCTGGCTGGTCTCAGAGCCGATTTCAAAATGCATTACTTTGCGCGCTCGCCGGCGCGCGCAGCCTTTGTCGACCGCATCAAGCGCTCGAAATTCGCCGACCACGTTTTCTTCCACTTCACGGAAGACCAGAAACAGCAACGACTCGATCTAGCCGCGCTTCTCGAAACGCACGATGCCGAAATGCACTTATACGTATGCGGCGGCGAAGCATTCATGAATGCAGTCATCGACACCGCATTGGAAAAAGGCTGGCACAAAACCCGTATGCACAGGGAATATTTCAGCGTTGAACGCAGGGAATCCGACAGCAATGTCGAATTCGACGTCACGATTGCAAGCACTGGCAAGACTATTCGTATCCCGACCGACAAGACGGTAATGGCTGCTTTGGCCGATTGCGGAATCCATATTGCGGCGTCCTGCGAACAAGGCGTCTGCGGCACCTGTGTGACGCGCGTGCTGGAAGGCGAACCGCAGCATCGCGACGTGTTTCTCTCCGACGACGAGAAAAATAGGAACGATCGCTTCGCTCCCTGCTGTTCGCGTGCCAATAGCCGGACGCTGGTACTCGATCTGTAG
- a CDS encoding PLP-dependent aminotransferase family protein, producing the protein MADSLLADLLIGRLCRDGSVPLQIQIANGIRDAVSDGTLKASVRLPSSRTLAAALGVSRITVVTAYERLSADGYLHTDSTSGTLVSDKLPQSMKPARRESTARTLSERGEQLIRAPGGIQERKGAFVPGVCDTDYFPYQIWRRIQNRYLGEQHADLMGYSNPGGYLPLRRALSEYLRVSRAVRASPEQIIITMGSNQSLDLCSRILADVGELAYVENPCHWATPILLRANGLEVEAIAVDSNGMKLERCLRRPRLVVMTPSHQFPMGVTLSDERRARLHAGAARWDAFVLEDDYDSEFRYDQRPLPSLQGVDENGRIILMGTFSKVMYPGMRLSYIVVPPDLVDSFAAASLRLYRPGHLSLQAAMTDFIADGHFSTHIRRMRDIYGARQSELLRCLDQCFGDALETSRNAAGLHMTIRIRDLVDFDTTVSRSLEQGIYLRRLHTFNQGDPGFRDGFLLGFGALDIEAIRPAVQTFARIVESVMSVPDSR; encoded by the coding sequence ATGGCTGACTCGTTACTTGCTGACCTCCTGATCGGCCGTCTCTGTCGGGACGGCTCCGTACCCCTACAGATCCAGATCGCGAACGGGATCCGAGACGCGGTATCCGACGGCACCCTGAAGGCTTCCGTACGTTTGCCGTCTTCCCGAACGCTCGCGGCGGCACTAGGGGTCTCCCGAATAACCGTTGTAACGGCTTATGAAAGGCTGTCGGCCGACGGCTATCTCCATACCGATTCCACGAGCGGTACGCTTGTCTCCGACAAGCTGCCGCAATCGATGAAGCCGGCGCGTCGGGAATCAACCGCGCGAACCCTGTCCGAGCGCGGAGAGCAACTGATACGCGCTCCTGGGGGTATCCAGGAACGCAAGGGGGCGTTCGTGCCGGGTGTCTGCGATACGGATTATTTTCCTTATCAGATATGGAGGCGTATCCAGAATCGCTATCTCGGGGAGCAGCATGCGGACCTCATGGGCTACTCCAATCCAGGCGGATATCTCCCGTTGCGCCGCGCGCTGTCGGAGTATTTGCGAGTATCGCGCGCGGTTCGAGCCTCCCCGGAGCAGATCATCATAACAATGGGGAGCAATCAGTCGCTTGACCTTTGCTCACGCATTCTGGCCGACGTGGGTGAACTGGCCTATGTTGAAAACCCTTGCCACTGGGCAACGCCAATCCTGTTGCGCGCCAACGGGCTGGAAGTGGAGGCTATTGCTGTCGACAGTAACGGGATGAAGCTCGAACGATGTTTGCGCCGACCTCGACTCGTAGTGATGACCCCATCGCATCAGTTTCCAATGGGGGTGACGTTGTCGGACGAACGGCGTGCCCGTTTGCACGCGGGCGCTGCGCGGTGGGACGCATTCGTTCTGGAAGACGACTATGACAGTGAATTCCGATATGACCAGCGTCCGCTTCCGTCTCTTCAAGGCGTCGATGAAAACGGCCGTATCATTCTGATGGGAACGTTTAGTAAGGTAATGTACCCCGGCATGAGGCTCAGCTATATAGTCGTTCCGCCCGACCTGGTCGATTCCTTCGCAGCCGCTTCGTTGCGCTTATACAGACCAGGGCACCTTTCCTTGCAGGCAGCGATGACAGACTTTATTGCGGACGGTCATTTCTCGACGCACATTCGGCGGATGCGCGATATCTATGGTGCAAGACAATCGGAATTGCTCCGGTGTCTAGACCAGTGCTTTGGCGATGCACTTGAAACATCACGGAACGCGGCGGGCCTGCATATGACAATCAGGATCCGGGATCTGGTTGACTTCGATACGACTGTATCGCGATCGCTTGAACAGGGAATTTACCTTCGCAGGCTGCACACGTTCAATCAAGGCGATCCAGGATTTCGTGACGGATTTCTGTTGGGGTTCGGCGCGCTCGATATCGAAGCCATCCGTCCGGCTGTGCAGACCTTCGCACGCATCGTCGAGAGCGTGATGTCTGTGCCGGATTCGCGGTAG
- a CDS encoding IS110 family transposase, with product MQENQQHSSVDVFVGVDVGKGHHHAVALDRRGKRLYNKALPNDEAKLRALITELKTHGQLLFVVDQPATIGALPVAVARDEGVLVAYLPGLAMRRIADLHAGEAKTDARDAAVIAEAARSMPHTLRSLRLADEPLAELTMLCGFDDDLAAQITQTSNRIRGLLTQIHPALERVLGPRLDHPAVLDLLERYPSPAELASASEKALANRLTKLAPRMGKSLAADIVQALSEQAVIVPGTQAATIVMPRLAQQLASLRKQREEVASEVERLVHAHPLWPVLTSMPGVGVRTAARLLTEVAHKAFASAAHLAAYAGLAPVTRRSGSSIRGEHPSRRGNKVLKRALFLSAFAALRDPISRDYYARKVQQGKRHNQALIALARRRCDVLFAMLRDGTLYQPKSAPTA from the coding sequence ATGCAAGAAAACCAACAACATAGCTCTGTCGATGTATTCGTCGGCGTCGATGTCGGCAAAGGCCACCATCACGCCGTCGCCCTCGATCGGCGCGGAAAGCGCCTTTACAACAAGGCGCTGCCCAACGATGAGGCCAAGCTGCGCGCCCTCATTACCGAACTCAAGACGCACGGCCAGCTCCTGTTCGTCGTCGATCAACCCGCCACCATCGGCGCGTTGCCCGTGGCAGTCGCCCGTGATGAAGGTGTTCTGGTCGCATATCTACCGGGTCTGGCTATGCGCCGCATCGCCGACCTGCACGCCGGTGAAGCCAAGACTGATGCTCGCGATGCCGCCGTCATTGCTGAAGCCGCGCGCTCAATGCCGCATACGCTGCGCTCACTTCGGCTGGCCGACGAACCACTCGCCGAACTCACCATGCTGTGCGGCTTCGACGACGATCTGGCGGCCCAGATCACGCAGACCAGCAACCGCATTCGAGGTCTGCTCACCCAGATCCATCCGGCGCTGGAAAGGGTCCTGGGGCCGCGCCTCGACCATCCGGCCGTGCTCGATCTGCTTGAGCGATACCCGTCACCCGCCGAGCTCGCCTCAGCCAGCGAGAAAGCACTCGCCAACCGCCTCACCAAACTCGCACCTCGCATGGGCAAGAGCCTGGCTGCCGACATCGTCCAGGCGCTCAGCGAACAGGCTGTGATCGTGCCCGGTACTCAGGCCGCAACCATCGTCATGCCGCGTCTTGCCCAGCAACTCGCATCCTTGCGCAAGCAACGCGAGGAGGTTGCCAGCGAAGTTGAACGTCTGGTGCATGCACACCCTCTTTGGCCGGTCCTGACCAGTATGCCGGGAGTCGGCGTCAGGACCGCCGCCAGACTCCTCACTGAAGTCGCTCACAAAGCCTTCGCATCGGCTGCGCATCTCGCCGCCTACGCCGGCCTCGCCCCGGTGACCCGACGCTCGGGCTCGTCCATCCGTGGCGAACACCCGTCCAGACGGGGCAACAAGGTACTCAAGAGAGCGCTCTTCCTCTCGGCCTTTGCTGCCCTGCGAGACCCGATCTCAAGGGACTATTACGCGCGCAAGGTCCAGCAGGGCAAGCGCCACAATCAGGCGCTCATCGCTCTCGCTCGACGACGCTGCGACGTGCTGTTCGCCATGCTGCGCGACGGCACCCTCTACCAACCAAAATCCGCCCCTACCGCTTGA
- a CDS encoding cupin domain-containing protein has protein sequence MSKLQQAAARHRTPRSFVDLRKFASDKSQGLVATGSVGDNRFLSRRRLLDLPPCPVTAGVIALDAGCGVVHCQPADEFIIVSEGAITLTQPVQALTLGPGDSAVLSHGAEFSWSAQEPVSIIFMRYHSSQPADDSVVPIQQAAQREPSGTPPAHLLLTPAPVCRNFTDYRSVDGAFTCGTWDSTPYHRSAMFYHHYELMYLLDGSVTFIDEIGRTETFVRGDIFLVEQSAQCSWESREDVAKVYAIYRPA, from the coding sequence ATGTCCAAGTTGCAGCAAGCAGCGGCACGGCACCGCACTCCCCGATCGTTTGTGGACCTCCGTAAGTTCGCATCGGACAAGAGCCAGGGGCTCGTAGCGACCGGCTCCGTGGGCGACAACCGCTTTCTTTCCCGTCGCCGCCTTTTGGATTTGCCGCCTTGTCCTGTGACCGCAGGCGTGATAGCGCTCGATGCAGGGTGTGGTGTAGTGCATTGCCAGCCGGCAGATGAATTTATCATCGTTTCGGAAGGAGCGATCACCCTGACGCAACCGGTGCAAGCTTTAACCTTAGGGCCAGGTGACAGCGCGGTGTTGAGCCACGGCGCGGAATTTTCATGGTCGGCGCAAGAGCCCGTATCGATCATCTTCATGCGTTATCACAGCAGCCAGCCTGCTGATGACAGTGTTGTGCCGATTCAACAGGCGGCTCAACGGGAACCGTCCGGTACGCCTCCCGCGCACTTGCTGCTCACGCCGGCGCCTGTATGCCGCAACTTCACGGACTATCGTTCCGTGGATGGAGCATTCACATGCGGCACCTGGGATTCGACGCCCTATCATCGAAGCGCGATGTTTTATCACCACTACGAGCTAATGTATCTCCTGGACGGCAGTGTAACGTTCATCGACGAAATCGGCCGAACCGAGACTTTTGTGCGTGGCGACATCTTCCTCGTTGAACAGAGCGCGCAATGCAGCTGGGAAAGTCGCGAAGACGTGGCCAAGGTATACGCGATCTACCGCCCGGCATGA
- a CDS encoding transposase gives MAQRQSWQEIPTRLSVEQFEQFVWPHLSQGRRGPARKLSAHTIFNYILKELYLGCQWKELPIGKDRHGRPEIHYTRIYRAVRRWEADGCFDAIFESSVSRLHCDDRLDTRVIHGDGTMSAAKKGADNLGFSGHKKVKGCKVVTLYDRNCNVIAPFVSTPGNRNESPLLREALPRLTRIAPAVGLDLRGTVVSLDGVYDCRRNRKAIFNRGMVPNINASSRDRKSPKRGRKALFDPAIFKERFRTIERVFAWVDKFRRLLLRFERISQLHYALKTLAYTMINLRHYCQS, from the coding sequence ATGGCCCAAAGGCAATCGTGGCAAGAGATTCCGACGAGATTGAGTGTCGAGCAGTTCGAGCAATTTGTCTGGCCGCATCTGAGTCAGGGCCGTCGCGGCCCGGCGCGAAAGCTCAGCGCGCACACAATCTTCAACTACATCCTGAAGGAGCTCTATCTCGGCTGCCAATGGAAGGAGCTGCCCATCGGGAAAGATCGGCACGGCCGCCCCGAGATCCATTACACGCGCATCTATCGAGCCGTTCGGCGTTGGGAAGCGGACGGATGCTTTGATGCTATTTTCGAGAGTTCGGTGTCCAGACTTCATTGCGACGATCGCCTAGACACTCGCGTCATTCATGGCGATGGCACCATGAGCGCCGCGAAGAAGGGAGCCGACAACCTCGGCTTCAGCGGCCACAAGAAGGTCAAGGGCTGCAAGGTCGTTACCCTCTACGATCGGAACTGCAACGTGATCGCGCCGTTCGTGTCGACCCCGGGCAATCGCAATGAATCGCCGCTGCTGCGCGAAGCGCTGCCGCGGCTCACGCGCATCGCCCCCGCGGTGGGGCTGGACCTGCGGGGAACCGTCGTAAGTCTGGATGGCGTGTACGATTGCCGGCGCAACCGCAAAGCTATTTTCAATCGCGGAATGGTGCCCAACATCAACGCGAGTTCGCGCGACAGGAAGAGCCCGAAGCGCGGCCGCAAGGCACTGTTCGATCCGGCCATTTTCAAGGAGCGGTTCAGGACGATCGAGCGCGTGTTCGCCTGGGTAGACAAGTTCCGTCGCCTTCTGTTACGTTTCGAGCGAATCAGTCAGTTACACTATGCGTTAAAGACGCTCGCTTATACGATGATCAACCTGCGCCACTACTGCCAAAGCTGA
- a CDS encoding aspartate aminotransferase family protein, with the protein MSNPSLIEADRRHLIHPVVSYRAHEARGVTVLESAQGVYLRDIDGNELLDAFSGLWCVNTGYGHQSIVDAATRQLQRLPYATGYFHFGSEPAIELAARLVELAPASLQHVYFTLGGSDAVDSALRFITHYFNATGRPSKKHIIALQRGYHGSSSTGAGLTALPAFHRNFDVPLPTQHHIPSPYAYRNDFADDAALIAASVAALEAKVEALGADNVAAFFCEPIQGSGGVIVPPVGWLNAIREACRKLGILFVADEVITGFGRTGPLFACEAEGVEPDLMTVAKGLTAGYAPMGAVLMSDAVYQGIADGGDVAAAIGHGHTYSAHPVSAAIGLEVMRLYHEGGLLANGVARAPRFAQGLDALLAHPLVGDSRHRGLLGALELVADKDTKQGFDAALKLPDRIAAAAYSNGLVFRAFGDNILGFAPALCYTESEFDLLFERLEKTLDDVLAQAEVRGVLKGSIECNRRAAA; encoded by the coding sequence ATGTCTAACCCATCGCTCATCGAAGCCGACCGTAGGCATCTGATCCACCCCGTCGTCAGCTATCGCGCACACGAAGCGCGCGGTGTCACCGTGCTGGAATCCGCGCAGGGCGTCTACCTCCGCGACATCGACGGAAACGAACTGCTCGACGCGTTCTCAGGCCTCTGGTGCGTCAACACCGGCTACGGTCATCAAAGCATCGTCGACGCAGCGACACGACAACTGCAACGCCTCCCCTACGCGACAGGCTACTTCCACTTCGGCTCCGAACCCGCCATCGAACTCGCCGCCAGGCTCGTCGAACTCGCGCCCGCGTCGCTGCAGCACGTGTACTTCACGCTCGGTGGATCGGATGCCGTCGACTCCGCGCTGCGCTTCATCACGCACTACTTCAACGCGACAGGCCGTCCGTCGAAAAAGCACATCATCGCGCTGCAACGCGGCTATCACGGCTCGTCGTCGACCGGCGCCGGCCTCACCGCACTGCCCGCGTTCCATCGCAACTTCGACGTGCCGCTGCCCACGCAACATCACATCCCGTCGCCCTACGCGTACCGCAATGATTTCGCCGACGACGCCGCCCTGATCGCCGCCTCCGTCGCCGCGCTCGAAGCGAAAGTCGAAGCTCTCGGCGCGGACAACGTCGCCGCCTTCTTCTGCGAGCCGATCCAGGGCTCGGGCGGCGTGATCGTGCCGCCTGTCGGCTGGTTGAACGCGATACGCGAAGCCTGCCGCAAGCTCGGCATCCTGTTCGTCGCCGACGAAGTCATCACCGGCTTTGGCCGCACGGGGCCGCTGTTCGCGTGCGAAGCGGAAGGCGTCGAGCCGGACCTGATGACGGTCGCCAAGGGCCTCACCGCCGGCTATGCGCCGATGGGCGCGGTACTGATGTCGGACGCCGTCTATCAGGGCATCGCCGACGGCGGCGACGTCGCGGCTGCTATCGGCCACGGGCACACGTACTCGGCGCACCCCGTGAGCGCCGCGATCGGCCTCGAAGTGATGCGCCTTTATCACGAAGGCGGCCTGCTCGCGAACGGCGTCGCGCGTGCGCCGCGCTTCGCGCAAGGGCTCGATGCGCTGCTCGCGCATCCCCTCGTCGGCGATTCGCGGCATCGCGGTTTGTTGGGCGCGCTCGAACTCGTCGCCGACAAGGACACGAAACAGGGCTTCGACGCGGCGCTGAAACTGCCGGACCGCATTGCTGCCGCCGCATATTCGAACGGCCTCGTGTTCCGCGCGTTCGGCGACAACATTCTCGGTTTCGCGCCCGCGCTGTGCTACACCGAAAGCGAGTTCGACCTGCTGTTCGAGCGCCTCGAAAAGACGCTCGACGACGTGTTGGCGCAAGCCGAAGTCCGCGGTGTCCTGAAGGGTTCGATTGAATGCAACCGTCGCGCGGCCGCCTGA
- a CDS encoding GNAT family N-acetyltransferase — translation MSGRKEAEVASREIVYRPFSLRDIAAARALSSELRWPHRVEDWQLVAQAGRGFVAQDGGGTVVGTGLCWKYGSDCASLGMVIVSPQHQGRGIGRKLMELLLEELGERTVILHATREGQPLYKKLGFEAIGTIHQHQGTAFQPPLVSLPQGERLRPLGSNDTARLTELASRASGLDRGELMPALLEVSEGIALARDGDLIGFALFRRFGHGFAIGPVVASESDDSCRAKALISYWLALNAGAFVRIDTPDECRLSEWLEGLGLAHAGTVVKMARNGALPADASVRQFGIVNQAVC, via the coding sequence ATGTCCGGCCGAAAGGAAGCCGAGGTCGCGAGTCGTGAAATTGTCTATCGGCCTTTTTCACTTCGGGACATCGCAGCAGCGCGCGCCCTGTCAAGTGAGCTCAGGTGGCCTCATCGCGTGGAGGACTGGCAACTTGTCGCCCAGGCGGGCAGGGGATTCGTCGCGCAGGATGGCGGCGGGACAGTGGTTGGCACCGGGCTTTGCTGGAAGTACGGATCTGATTGCGCATCACTCGGAATGGTTATTGTCTCTCCGCAGCACCAAGGCAGGGGAATCGGACGCAAGCTCATGGAACTGCTGCTCGAAGAACTCGGCGAGAGGACCGTCATTCTTCACGCCACAAGAGAGGGCCAGCCGTTGTACAAGAAGCTCGGCTTCGAAGCGATTGGAACAATCCATCAGCACCAGGGAACCGCATTCCAGCCGCCACTTGTTTCCCTCCCACAAGGCGAGAGGCTTCGCCCGCTCGGCTCGAACGATACTGCACGCCTGACCGAGCTCGCGTCGCGTGCGAGCGGCCTGGATCGCGGCGAGCTCATGCCGGCGCTTCTCGAAGTTTCCGAGGGGATCGCACTCGCCCGTGATGGCGATCTCATCGGCTTCGCGCTTTTCCGACGCTTCGGACACGGTTTCGCGATCGGCCCCGTCGTCGCATCGGAATCTGACGACTCTTGCCGTGCCAAGGCATTGATCAGTTACTGGCTCGCGCTGAACGCGGGCGCATTCGTGCGTATTGACACGCCTGATGAATGTCGACTCTCTGAATGGCTGGAAGGACTCGGACTTGCACACGCCGGTACCGTTGTGAAAATGGCACGCAACGGTGCTCTTCCCGCCGATGCATCCGTTCGGCAATTCGGCATCGTTAATCAGGCCGTCTGTTAG
- a CDS encoding aldehyde dehydrogenase family protein has protein sequence MDSFDPGKVAVRSGHFIGGKHIEEGTQKLQVVRPSDGIAYASIPVASAEMTDRIIENAWTAWRASGWGQSAPRDRASVLRRFADLVAADVETLAPLEALGSTRPIREAAAWDVPFTAEGIRFYAEFADKIGGDVAATDHDHLGMTIAEPYGVVGAIAPWNFPLVMASWKLAPALAAGNAVVLKPSEATPFSVLRLAELAVEAGVPPGVFNVIQGDGHTTGDALVRHPHISKVTFTGSTRTGAAIMAACAQSGTKPVTLELGGKSPQVVFADAPRLDDVARRIATGVAGNAGQVCVAGSRLLVERSIADDLAGRIARILGERKAGATWSRDTTLSPIISAAQAARIESIVQRTVAGGATVLCGGCRAEGEAGGAFYSPTILCNVNEQSEAVREEVFGPVLTLQTFDTEDEALALAQHADYGLAAGVHTADLGRAMRFVRAIEAGTVWVNRYGRTSDFMIPTGGYKRSGVGKDLGRQAYEANLRFKSVLIDIRS, from the coding sequence ATGGACAGCTTCGATCCCGGCAAAGTGGCAGTGCGTTCCGGGCATTTCATCGGCGGAAAACACATTGAGGAGGGCACGCAGAAGCTACAGGTGGTTCGGCCCTCCGATGGCATTGCATATGCGTCGATTCCAGTGGCCAGTGCTGAAATGACGGACCGTATTATCGAGAATGCATGGACCGCCTGGCGTGCGAGCGGATGGGGGCAGTCTGCACCGCGCGATCGCGCAAGCGTCTTACGCCGCTTTGCTGACCTTGTCGCTGCAGATGTCGAGACGCTGGCGCCGCTTGAGGCGCTTGGGTCCACACGCCCGATTCGCGAGGCGGCGGCGTGGGACGTACCCTTCACCGCCGAAGGCATCCGCTTTTACGCGGAGTTCGCCGACAAGATCGGCGGCGATGTCGCCGCGACCGACCACGACCACCTCGGGATGACGATAGCGGAACCTTACGGAGTGGTCGGGGCGATCGCGCCGTGGAATTTCCCCCTGGTGATGGCGTCCTGGAAGCTTGCGCCGGCGCTCGCGGCGGGAAATGCGGTCGTGTTGAAGCCCTCGGAGGCGACGCCTTTTTCGGTGCTGCGCCTCGCGGAACTGGCCGTCGAAGCGGGCGTGCCACCGGGTGTTTTCAATGTGATACAGGGCGACGGTCACACGACGGGCGATGCACTTGTACGTCATCCGCATATCTCGAAAGTGACATTCACCGGGTCCACGCGCACGGGAGCCGCGATCATGGCCGCATGCGCTCAATCGGGCACGAAGCCGGTCACCCTGGAGCTGGGCGGGAAAAGTCCCCAGGTTGTCTTTGCGGACGCGCCGCGGCTCGACGATGTGGCTCGTCGCATAGCGACAGGGGTGGCGGGCAACGCCGGGCAGGTGTGCGTCGCGGGATCACGTCTACTGGTCGAGCGGTCAATTGCGGACGATCTGGCTGGACGGATAGCGCGCATCTTAGGCGAACGCAAGGCGGGCGCGACATGGTCGCGTGACACGACTTTATCGCCGATCATCTCCGCCGCCCAGGCAGCTCGAATCGAATCGATTGTGCAGCGCACTGTAGCCGGCGGCGCCACCGTACTTTGCGGAGGGTGTCGCGCCGAAGGCGAAGCGGGCGGAGCATTCTATTCCCCAACGATTCTCTGCAACGTCAATGAGCAATCCGAAGCTGTGCGGGAGGAGGTGTTTGGCCCCGTTCTGACGTTGCAGACGTTCGATACGGAAGATGAAGCGCTGGCTCTGGCCCAGCACGCCGACTATGGCCTGGCGGCCGGTGTGCATACAGCGGATCTGGGTCGTGCAATGCGCTTCGTGCGTGCTATCGAAGCGGGCACTGTTTGGGTGAATCGCTACGGCAGAACCAGCGATTTCATGATTCCGACGGGCGGCTACAAGCGCTCCGGTGTTGGCAAGGATCTTGGACGGCAGGCATATGAAGCAAATCTGCGGTTCAAGAGCGTCCTGATCGATATACGGTCATGA
- a CDS encoding haloacid dehalogenase type II — MIEFEPKYITFDCYGTLTKFRMGDMAREMYGNRLQGAELEQFVAFFSGYRRDEVLGAWKPYRDVIVNAVRRTCKRMNVEFNEAEAEKFYFAVPTWGPHPDVPEGLSRLAKKYKLVILSNASNDQIQSNVDKLGAPFHRVFTAQQAQSYKPRMQGFEYMFDQLNCNPQDVLHVSSSPRYDLMTAHDMGIKHKAFVKRGHEPDAPYYEYYEVDTIGDLATQLGL, encoded by the coding sequence ATGATCGAATTCGAGCCAAAGTACATCACGTTCGACTGCTACGGCACGTTGACGAAATTCCGCATGGGCGACATGGCCCGCGAGATGTACGGTAATCGCCTTCAGGGCGCCGAACTGGAGCAATTCGTCGCGTTCTTCTCGGGCTATCGCCGCGATGAAGTACTTGGTGCGTGGAAACCGTATCGTGACGTGATCGTCAATGCCGTTCGCCGCACCTGCAAGCGCATGAACGTGGAGTTCAATGAAGCGGAAGCCGAAAAGTTCTACTTCGCGGTGCCGACGTGGGGCCCGCATCCGGACGTGCCGGAAGGCCTGTCGCGGCTCGCGAAGAAATACAAGCTCGTGATCCTGTCGAACGCATCGAACGACCAGATCCAGAGCAACGTTGACAAGCTCGGCGCACCGTTCCACCGCGTGTTCACCGCCCAGCAGGCTCAGTCATACAAACCGCGCATGCAGGGCTTCGAGTACATGTTCGACCAGCTGAACTGCAATCCGCAGGACGTGCTGCATGTGTCGTCGAGCCCTCGCTACGACCTGATGACGGCGCACGACATGGGCATCAAGCACAAGGCGTTCGTCAAGCGCGGCCACGAACCGGATGCGCCGTACTACGAGTACTATGAAGTCGACACCATCGGCGATCTGGCAACGCAACTCGGTCTGTGA